Proteins from one Dromiciops gliroides isolate mDroGli1 chromosome 6, mDroGli1.pri, whole genome shotgun sequence genomic window:
- the PCGF1 gene encoding polycomb group RING finger protein 1 isoform X2, with protein MASPQGGPMAIAMRLRNQLQSVYKMDPLRNEEEVRVKIKDLNEHIVCCLCAGYFVDATTITECLHTFCKSCIVKYLQTSKYCPMCNIKIHETQPLLNLKLDRVMQDIVYKLVPGLQDSEEKRIREFYQSRGLDRVTQPAGEEPAPGTLGLPYNSFDHSKAHYYRYDEQLSLCLEKLSSGKDKNKSILQHKFVRCSVRAEVRHLRRVLCRRLMLNPQHVQLLFDNEVLPDHMTMKQIWLSRWFGKPAPLLLHYSVKEKRR; from the exons ATGGCGTCTCCTCAGGGGGGCCCGATGGCGATCGCGATGCGGCTGCGGAACCAGCTTCAGTCGGTGTACAAGATGGACCCACTGCGGAACGAG GAGGAAGTCCGAGTGAAGATCAAGGACCTGAACGAGCATATCGTCTGCTGTCTGTGCGCCGGCTACTTTGTGGATGCCACGACCATCACGGAATGTCTACACACCT TCTGTAAGAGTTGCATAGTGAAGTACCTGCAGACCAGCAAATACTGCCCCATGTGCAACATAAAGATTCACGAGACTCAACCGCTGCTCAACCTCAAACTTGATCGGGTCATGCAAGACATCGTGTACAAACTGGTGCCCGGCCTACAGGACA GTGAAGAGAAAAGGATACGAGAATTCTATCAGTCACGTGGCCTGGACCGAGTCACCCAACCTGCCGGGGAAG AACCAGCCCCCGGTACCCTTGGCCTCCCCTACAACAGCTTTGACCATTCAAAAGCCCACTATTACCGTTATGATGAGCAGCTCAGCCTATGCCTAGAAAAACTAAG CTctggcaaagacaaaaacaaaagcattttacag CACAAGTTTGTCCGTTGTTCCGTCCGAGCCGAGGTTCGGCATCTCCGGAGGGTTCTGTGTAGACGTCTGATGCTGAACCCCCAGCAT GTACAGCTCCTCTTTGACAATGAAGTTCTCCCAGATCACATGACCATGAAACAGATTTGGCTTTCTCGTTGGTTTGGCAAG CCTGCACCCCTGCTCTTGCATTACAGcgtgaaggaaaaaaggaggtag
- the PCGF1 gene encoding polycomb group RING finger protein 1 isoform X1, translated as MASPQGGPMAIAMRLRNQLQSVYKMDPLRNEEEVRVKIKDLNEHIVCCLCAGYFVDATTITECLHTFCKSCIVKYLQTSKYCPMCNIKIHETQPLLNLKLDRVMQDIVYKLVPGLQDSEEKRIREFYQSRGLDRVTQPAGEGKYNLKKEPAPGTLGLPYNSFDHSKAHYYRYDEQLSLCLEKLSSGKDKNKSILQHKFVRCSVRAEVRHLRRVLCRRLMLNPQHVQLLFDNEVLPDHMTMKQIWLSRWFGKPAPLLLHYSVKEKRR; from the exons ATGGCGTCTCCTCAGGGGGGCCCGATGGCGATCGCGATGCGGCTGCGGAACCAGCTTCAGTCGGTGTACAAGATGGACCCACTGCGGAACGAG GAGGAAGTCCGAGTGAAGATCAAGGACCTGAACGAGCATATCGTCTGCTGTCTGTGCGCCGGCTACTTTGTGGATGCCACGACCATCACGGAATGTCTACACACCT TCTGTAAGAGTTGCATAGTGAAGTACCTGCAGACCAGCAAATACTGCCCCATGTGCAACATAAAGATTCACGAGACTCAACCGCTGCTCAACCTCAAACTTGATCGGGTCATGCAAGACATCGTGTACAAACTGGTGCCCGGCCTACAGGACA GTGAAGAGAAAAGGATACGAGAATTCTATCAGTCACGTGGCCTGGACCGAGTCACCCAACCTGCCGGGGAAGGTAAATATAACCTAAAGAAAG AACCAGCCCCCGGTACCCTTGGCCTCCCCTACAACAGCTTTGACCATTCAAAAGCCCACTATTACCGTTATGATGAGCAGCTCAGCCTATGCCTAGAAAAACTAAG CTctggcaaagacaaaaacaaaagcattttacag CACAAGTTTGTCCGTTGTTCCGTCCGAGCCGAGGTTCGGCATCTCCGGAGGGTTCTGTGTAGACGTCTGATGCTGAACCCCCAGCAT GTACAGCTCCTCTTTGACAATGAAGTTCTCCCAGATCACATGACCATGAAACAGATTTGGCTTTCTCGTTGGTTTGGCAAG CCTGCACCCCTGCTCTTGCATTACAGcgtgaaggaaaaaaggaggtag